The following proteins are encoded in a genomic region of Spirosoma sp. SC4-14:
- a CDS encoding TIM barrel protein, whose translation MTTRRSFLKKAGGSVALATVTPAVMTAAAPVESTKAPGEDLFKLGMAGYTFVHFNLDQALEMMKKTDVHYLCIKDFHLPLNSTPEQIAAFHEKLAQSGVTGYAVGPIYMKKTEDVDNAFAYAKRVGVKLIIGVPNTELLPYVDKKVKEYDFRFAIHNHGPDIALYPNAVSIYSAIKDLDPRIGFCFDMGHDKRNGDDPVADLQTYAKRIFDIHLKNVTAATKEGKTCELGRGVIDIPAFVDMLRKVKYNGSCSLEYEKDMKDPLAGIAESVGYFKGVCDATRKRKS comes from the coding sequence ATGACGACACGACGATCGTTTTTAAAGAAGGCCGGAGGCAGTGTGGCACTGGCTACCGTAACGCCGGCTGTTATGACCGCGGCAGCTCCTGTAGAAAGTACTAAAGCGCCGGGTGAAGATCTGTTTAAACTCGGAATGGCCGGATACACATTTGTGCATTTTAATCTGGACCAGGCGCTGGAGATGATGAAAAAAACGGATGTGCATTATCTGTGCATCAAAGATTTTCATCTGCCCCTCAACAGCACCCCCGAGCAAATTGCCGCCTTTCATGAGAAACTGGCGCAGTCGGGTGTGACGGGCTATGCCGTAGGGCCGATTTATATGAAAAAGACCGAAGATGTCGATAATGCCTTCGCCTATGCCAAACGGGTGGGCGTTAAACTGATCATTGGCGTTCCCAATACCGAGCTATTGCCCTATGTCGATAAGAAAGTAAAGGAATACGATTTTCGGTTTGCCATTCATAATCATGGCCCCGACATTGCGCTCTACCCCAATGCCGTATCGATCTATAGTGCTATTAAGGACCTGGACCCCCGCATTGGTTTCTGCTTCGACATGGGCCACGACAAGCGCAATGGCGATGACCCGGTTGCCGATTTGCAAACGTATGCTAAACGTATTTTCGACATTCACCTCAAAAACGTTACGGCAGCTACCAAAGAAGGAAAAACCTGCGAACTGGGTCGGGGGGTGATCGATATTCCGGCCTTTGTCGATATGCTGCGGAAGGTGAAGTACAATGGCTCCTGTAGTCTGGAATACGAAAAAGACATGAAAGATCCACTGGCTGGTATTGCTGAATCGGTAGGCTATTTCAAGGGTGTTTGCGACGCCACCCGAAAACGGAAATCCTGA
- a CDS encoding aldehyde reductase: MTTTTNQKTVLVTGGSGFVGIHCILQLLQQGYSVKTTVRSLNRKNTVLTRLENGGLTDFSQLGFIEADLTEDANWDHAVAGCDFVLHVASPIGLSIPKDENDMIRPAVDGTRRVLRAARDAGVKRVVMTSNFGAVGYSHTDTTQVITEESWTNPNEPGLSAYNKSKVLAERAAWDFLKTEGGKLELTVINPVGIFGPSLGPELSSGFELLKQILDGSMKRVPNMTLGLVDVRDVADLHIRAMTSPAGNGQRFLAIAGETMTLPDIAQLMKDRLGNTLNHISTKRIPDWVVRLAALVNPTARALVPMLSRYRTASNEKARTLLGWKPRSNEEALLAAANSLIQFGYV; encoded by the coding sequence ATGACTACTACAACTAACCAGAAAACGGTACTCGTAACGGGTGGAAGTGGCTTTGTTGGAATTCACTGCATTCTGCAACTGTTGCAACAAGGTTACAGTGTAAAAACGACTGTCCGCTCATTGAACCGAAAAAACACGGTACTCACCAGGCTCGAAAACGGAGGGTTAACCGATTTTAGCCAGCTTGGGTTTATAGAGGCCGATCTGACCGAGGATGCCAATTGGGATCATGCCGTTGCCGGTTGCGATTTTGTTCTCCATGTTGCATCGCCAATTGGCCTGAGCATTCCGAAAGACGAAAATGACATGATCCGTCCGGCGGTCGATGGCACACGACGCGTGCTCCGGGCCGCCCGCGATGCGGGTGTAAAGCGTGTGGTGATGACATCCAATTTTGGGGCTGTTGGCTACAGCCATACCGATACAACCCAGGTCATTACCGAAGAAAGCTGGACCAATCCCAACGAACCGGGCCTGTCGGCCTACAACAAATCGAAAGTACTGGCCGAACGGGCTGCCTGGGACTTTCTGAAAACCGAAGGCGGCAAGCTGGAACTGACGGTCATTAATCCGGTAGGCATTTTTGGCCCGTCGCTGGGCCCCGAGCTGTCGAGTGGCTTTGAGTTGCTGAAGCAGATTCTGGATGGGTCCATGAAGCGCGTTCCGAACATGACGCTGGGCCTTGTCGATGTGCGCGATGTGGCCGATCTGCACATCCGGGCCATGACCAGCCCAGCCGGCAATGGCCAACGGTTTCTGGCTATTGCCGGTGAAACCATGACCTTACCTGACATTGCTCAATTAATGAAAGACCGGCTGGGCAATACACTCAACCACATTTCAACGAAGCGCATTCCCGACTGGGTCGTTCGGCTTGCCGCCTTAGTGAATCCAACAGCCAGGGCTCTGGTGCCCATGTTAAGTCGCTATCGAACTGCCAGCAACGAAAAAGCCAGAACCCTGCTCGGCTGGAAACCTCGTAGCAATGAAGAAGCCCTGCTGGCAGCAGCCAATAGCTTAATTCAGTTTGGTTATGTATAA
- a CDS encoding AraC family transcriptional regulator, protein MNVSAITSCYLGPHISPEQFVAEHFFLYLINGTIDYYDGSNHHLLQAGQCSLVRKNHLVKYTKHKANNQFEKVVVVFDESFLKAYQAKHPVLLTNYCANDAYYIIQPNELIPNFLRSLEPYYTGEGRINPTFADLKREELLLILLQSNPDLATILFDFSDPQKIDLEAYMNRNFRFNVSVERFAYLTGRSLSAFKRDFERIFHDTPSRWLVRKRLEEAYFLIGNKAEKPTDIYLDLGFEDLSHFSFAFRKQFGLSPTQLAERRQALAVH, encoded by the coding sequence ATGAATGTATCAGCCATTACGTCCTGCTACCTGGGTCCGCACATTTCGCCGGAACAGTTTGTTGCCGAGCATTTCTTTCTCTACCTGATTAACGGCACAATCGATTATTACGATGGCAGTAATCATCATCTTTTGCAAGCCGGCCAATGCAGTCTGGTTCGCAAAAATCATCTGGTAAAATACACGAAGCATAAGGCCAATAACCAGTTCGAAAAAGTAGTGGTTGTGTTTGATGAATCCTTTTTGAAGGCGTATCAGGCCAAACATCCCGTTTTGCTGACGAATTATTGTGCCAATGACGCCTACTACATCATTCAACCGAATGAACTGATACCGAATTTTCTGCGTTCGCTGGAACCCTATTATACGGGTGAAGGCCGGATAAACCCTACGTTTGCCGATCTCAAACGTGAGGAACTGCTGCTTATTCTTCTGCAATCGAACCCCGACCTGGCTACCATTCTGTTCGATTTCAGCGATCCTCAGAAAATCGATCTGGAAGCGTATATGAACCGTAATTTTCGGTTCAATGTCAGTGTGGAGCGGTTTGCTTACCTAACAGGCCGGAGTCTGTCGGCTTTCAAGCGGGATTTTGAGCGAATCTTTCACGACACGCCCAGTCGGTGGCTGGTTCGCAAACGCCTTGAGGAAGCGTATTTTCTGATCGGCAACAAGGCGGAAAAACCCACCGATATCTACCTGGATTTAGGCTTTGAAGACCTGTCTCATTTTTCGTTTGCCTTCAGAAAGCAATTTGGCCTTTCTCCTACCCAACTCGCCGAACGCCGACAAGCCCTAGCTGTCCATTAA
- a CDS encoding DinB family protein, whose translation MASIKSTPDTIDSAVRNQLIALLTGSNAHQPFEEAIHGLPAALRGIKPQKLPYSIWQLVDHIRIAQWDILEFSRNPAHQSPPWPSGYWSKEVAPINDQDWQQAVDQVRQDREAFLALINDPKRDLYEPFAHGDGQNLLREALLIADHTAYHVGEIIIIRRLLNAWPS comes from the coding sequence ATGGCTTCGATCAAGTCTACTCCCGATACCATCGACTCCGCCGTTCGGAATCAACTGATTGCTTTGCTAACAGGAAGCAATGCGCATCAACCGTTTGAGGAAGCTATTCATGGTTTGCCTGCTGCGCTGCGTGGCATAAAACCCCAGAAGCTTCCCTACAGCATCTGGCAACTTGTCGATCATATTCGCATTGCCCAATGGGATATTCTCGAATTTTCGCGCAATCCAGCCCATCAGTCTCCGCCCTGGCCCTCGGGTTATTGGTCTAAAGAGGTAGCGCCCATTAACGACCAGGACTGGCAGCAGGCAGTGGATCAGGTTCGTCAGGATCGCGAAGCCTTCCTTGCTTTGATCAACGATCCGAAACGGGATTTATATGAACCCTTTGCGCATGGCGATGGGCAGAATCTGCTCCGCGAAGCCCTGCTCATTGCCGATCATACGGCTTACCATGTTGGCGAAATCATTATCATCCGCCGGTTGCTGAATGCCTGGCCTTCCTGA
- a CDS encoding glycoside hydrolase family 97 protein gives MKNCYPLLTGLLLTLSVSGFAQSTLTITSPNRVIGLTLQNAPTGEIQYQIQYKKKPVVEPSALGFVLSKPQLSLTRFRIASVDSSQTDENWKPVWGEVSQIRNHYKELALTLQDRGNSGISLLIRFRLFDDGVGFRYEFPQQSALNHFIVDDERTQFRLAADHQTMWMPGDYDSNEYLYNTTKLTEVDALKAADREKDTALKSVIGPNAVQTPLLFKTADGLYISLYEAALLNYPVMHLQLDKQRLTLTSQLTPDAVGNKAYLQTPAQTPWRTLIISDKATDLLASKLILNLNEPSALTDPSWIKPQKFVGMWWEMHVGKATWEKAGGKHGANTQNVKKYIDFAAKYGFDGVLVEGWNVGWEDWFGNWKEDVFDFVTPYPDYNLDSLSAYAQQKGVRIIMHHETSGSVTNYERRMDAAFQYMVKEGINTVKTGYVGRIIPRGEHHDGQWMVNHYQRVAQKAAQYKIMIDSHESAHPTGLHRTYPNWMASEAARGSEFNNAPTLGITPEHTTILPFTRLLGGPMDFTPGLFRFKLNQFDSTRTQRVRTTLAKQLALYVTMYSPLQMVADLPENYEKYLDAFQFIRDVPVDWDDTRILAAEPGDYVAIARKKKAGSDWFLGAITDENSRTLQLDLAFLDAGKTYEAILYRDAPNADWDTNPEAYVIEKKRVTAHTTLSVVLAKGGGCAIQFIRK, from the coding sequence ATGAAGAACTGCTACCCATTGCTAACCGGACTGTTACTTACCCTATCTGTGAGCGGATTTGCGCAATCGACACTAACAATCACGTCGCCTAACCGCGTTATTGGTCTAACGCTACAAAATGCGCCAACCGGGGAAATCCAGTACCAGATACAGTATAAAAAGAAACCTGTGGTTGAGCCATCTGCTCTGGGGTTTGTATTGAGCAAACCCCAGCTATCCTTGACCCGATTTCGTATTGCATCGGTCGATTCGTCACAAACCGATGAGAACTGGAAGCCAGTATGGGGCGAAGTGAGTCAGATCCGAAATCACTATAAAGAACTAGCGCTTACCCTTCAGGATCGGGGAAACTCAGGAATTAGTTTGCTTATCCGGTTTCGGCTATTCGACGATGGAGTTGGTTTTCGGTATGAGTTTCCGCAACAATCAGCGCTTAACCATTTTATTGTAGACGATGAACGAACCCAGTTCCGGTTGGCGGCCGATCATCAGACAATGTGGATGCCTGGTGATTATGACTCGAATGAATACCTCTACAATACCACCAAACTAACTGAAGTTGATGCCCTGAAGGCTGCCGATCGGGAGAAAGATACTGCGCTAAAATCGGTGATTGGCCCCAATGCCGTACAAACGCCCTTGCTTTTCAAAACGGCCGATGGCCTTTATATTAGTCTGTATGAAGCCGCCTTACTCAACTATCCGGTCATGCATCTGCAACTGGACAAGCAGCGACTAACGCTCACCTCGCAGTTGACCCCGGATGCGGTTGGGAACAAAGCTTACCTGCAAACGCCAGCTCAAACGCCCTGGCGCACACTGATCATCAGTGATAAAGCAACCGATCTGCTGGCTTCTAAGCTCATCCTGAACCTCAACGAACCGTCGGCCCTTACTGATCCATCGTGGATTAAACCGCAGAAATTTGTGGGTATGTGGTGGGAGATGCACGTTGGCAAGGCCACCTGGGAAAAGGCCGGAGGTAAACACGGTGCCAACACGCAAAACGTAAAGAAATACATCGACTTTGCGGCCAAATATGGGTTCGATGGAGTTTTGGTTGAAGGCTGGAACGTTGGCTGGGAAGACTGGTTTGGCAACTGGAAAGAAGACGTGTTCGACTTTGTAACGCCCTACCCGGACTATAATCTCGATTCGCTGTCGGCCTATGCGCAGCAAAAAGGGGTTCGGATCATTATGCACCACGAAACATCGGGTTCGGTTACCAACTATGAACGTCGTATGGATGCTGCCTTTCAGTATATGGTGAAGGAAGGCATCAACACGGTCAAGACGGGTTATGTAGGGCGGATTATTCCCCGTGGCGAACACCACGACGGACAGTGGATGGTCAATCATTACCAGCGGGTTGCTCAGAAAGCGGCTCAGTACAAAATCATGATCGACTCCCACGAGTCGGCCCATCCAACCGGGCTGCACCGCACCTATCCGAACTGGATGGCCAGCGAGGCAGCCCGTGGCAGCGAATTTAACAATGCACCCACGTTAGGAATTACGCCTGAGCACACGACCATATTGCCATTTACCCGATTGCTGGGCGGACCAATGGATTTTACGCCGGGCCTTTTTCGGTTTAAACTAAATCAGTTCGACAGTACCCGAACTCAGCGGGTACGCACAACGCTGGCCAAACAACTGGCATTGTACGTGACTATGTACAGTCCACTACAAATGGTTGCTGATTTACCCGAGAATTACGAAAAATACCTTGATGCGTTTCAGTTTATCCGCGATGTTCCGGTTGATTGGGACGATACCCGCATTCTGGCCGCTGAACCGGGCGATTATGTGGCGATTGCCCGTAAGAAAAAAGCAGGCAGCGACTGGTTTCTGGGCGCTATAACCGACGAAAATAGCCGCACGCTTCAACTGGATCTTGCCTTTCTGGATGCCGGTAAGACCTACGAAGCTATCCTTTACCGGGATGCCCCTAACGCCGATTGGGACACCAACCCGGAAGCCTATGTGATCGAAAAAAAGCGGGTGACTGCCCATACAACGCTATCGGTAGTTCTGGCGAAAGGGGGCGGGTGCGCCATTCAGTTTATCCGAAAATAG
- the dnaK gene encoding molecular chaperone DnaK — MGKIIGIDLGTTNSCVAVMEGNEPVVIPNSEGARTTPSVVAFMDNGNGERKVGAPAKRQAITNPKNTISSIKRFMGKRFNEVTNETKNVAYDVENGPNGTPRVRIGDRQYTPQEISALILQKMKQTAEDYLGQTITEAVITVPAYFNDAERQATKEAGQIAGLDVKRIINEPTAAALAYGLDKTNHDQKIAVFDLGGGTFDISILELGDGVFEVKSTDGDTHLGGDDFDQVIIDWLADEFKKDEGIDLRQDPMALQRLKEAAEKAKIELSSSNSTEVNLPYIMPVNGIPKHLVRTLSRAKFEQLADSLIQRSLEPCRRALKNAGLSAGQIDEVILVGGSTRIPKVQEEVEKLFGKKPSKSVNPDEAVAIGAAIQGGVLTGEVKDVLLLDVIPLSLGIETMGGVFTKMVEANTTIPSKKVEVFSTASDNQPSVEINVLQGERPMAQQNRQLGRFILSDIPPAPRGVPQIEVTFDVDANGILNVTAKDKGTGKEQKIRIEASSGLTETEINRMREEAKANEAADKAERETIEKVNQADSMVFQTEKQLKEYGDKLTPANKTAIEEALGQLRTAHGSRDVAAIDAALEKLNTAWSTASTDLYNATNGAGAPTDGAGFDGNADAAGQGQPTGDNVSDVPFEEVK; from the coding sequence ATGGGAAAGATTATTGGTATTGACTTAGGCACCACGAACTCGTGTGTGGCCGTGATGGAAGGCAACGAGCCGGTTGTGATCCCTAACTCTGAAGGGGCCCGCACAACGCCATCGGTCGTCGCATTTATGGACAACGGCAATGGTGAACGGAAAGTTGGTGCTCCGGCCAAACGCCAGGCCATCACCAACCCGAAAAATACAATTTCTTCGATTAAGCGTTTCATGGGTAAGCGCTTTAACGAAGTAACGAACGAAACGAAAAACGTCGCTTATGACGTTGAAAACGGCCCTAACGGAACACCCCGTGTTCGGATTGGCGACCGTCAATATACACCACAGGAAATTTCGGCTCTGATTCTTCAGAAAATGAAGCAGACGGCCGAAGATTATCTTGGTCAGACCATTACCGAAGCGGTAATTACGGTTCCGGCTTATTTTAACGATGCCGAGCGGCAAGCTACCAAAGAAGCTGGTCAGATTGCGGGTCTCGACGTGAAACGGATCATCAACGAACCCACGGCCGCTGCGCTGGCCTATGGTCTGGATAAAACCAATCACGACCAGAAAATTGCCGTATTCGACCTCGGTGGTGGTACATTCGATATCTCGATTCTGGAACTTGGCGACGGCGTATTTGAAGTTAAATCGACCGACGGTGATACGCACCTGGGGGGCGACGACTTCGATCAGGTCATTATCGACTGGCTCGCCGACGAGTTTAAGAAAGATGAAGGCATCGACCTGCGTCAGGACCCAATGGCGCTGCAACGGCTGAAAGAAGCGGCCGAAAAAGCAAAAATTGAACTGTCGAGCTCGAACTCGACGGAAGTGAACCTACCGTATATTATGCCGGTGAATGGGATTCCTAAACACCTGGTTCGTACGTTGAGCCGCGCCAAATTTGAACAACTGGCCGACTCGCTCATTCAGCGGAGTCTGGAGCCCTGCCGTCGTGCCCTGAAAAACGCAGGGTTGTCGGCTGGACAGATCGACGAAGTGATTCTGGTTGGTGGTTCGACCCGGATTCCGAAAGTACAGGAAGAAGTGGAAAAACTCTTCGGTAAAAAACCATCGAAGAGTGTTAACCCCGACGAAGCGGTGGCTATTGGTGCTGCCATTCAGGGAGGGGTATTGACCGGTGAAGTAAAAGACGTACTGCTGCTCGACGTTATCCCGCTGTCGCTGGGGATCGAAACCATGGGTGGTGTATTCACCAAAATGGTGGAAGCCAACACAACCATTCCGAGCAAAAAAGTGGAAGTGTTCTCAACAGCTTCTGATAATCAGCCGAGCGTAGAGATCAACGTGTTGCAGGGTGAGCGGCCAATGGCTCAGCAAAACCGTCAGTTAGGCCGGTTTATCCTGTCCGACATTCCACCCGCACCACGGGGCGTTCCCCAAATCGAAGTGACCTTCGATGTCGATGCCAACGGTATTCTGAACGTAACGGCAAAAGATAAAGGTACGGGCAAAGAACAGAAAATCCGGATTGAAGCATCGAGTGGCTTGACCGAGACCGAAATCAACCGGATGCGCGAAGAAGCTAAAGCCAACGAAGCGGCCGATAAAGCAGAACGCGAAACGATTGAGAAAGTCAATCAGGCCGACTCTATGGTATTCCAGACGGAGAAACAACTGAAAGAGTATGGCGATAAGCTGACTCCGGCAAATAAAACAGCGATTGAAGAAGCCCTTGGCCAACTTCGTACGGCCCATGGTTCGCGCGATGTGGCCGCTATCGACGCTGCGCTGGAAAAACTGAACACTGCCTGGTCGACCGCATCGACCGATCTCTATAATGCAACCAACGGCGCGGGTGCCCCAACAGATGGTGCCGGCTTCGATGGTAACGCCGATGCAGCCGGTCAGGGTCAACCAACGGGCGACAACGTATCGGACGTGCCGTTCGAAGAAGTGAAATAA
- a CDS encoding nuclease A inhibitor family protein, which translates to MTSEDPKSSGETPEKLTQSEQINDLLTDLLYPSESDEPIDYITCYLRQVEPLTVSQIKDWQMLPPEIFVDEMPEAEFWEPVITEQDWYGDEEKARTEKFQQLKILLETELTGRQVFRVGEGELDVFLLGRQADGERAGLKTKIVQT; encoded by the coding sequence ATGACGAGCGAAGACCCCAAAAGTAGCGGTGAAACTCCCGAAAAATTAACACAAAGCGAACAAATTAATGATTTGCTAACGGACTTACTCTACCCAAGCGAATCAGATGAGCCGATTGACTATATAACGTGTTACCTCCGGCAGGTTGAACCTTTAACTGTAAGCCAGATTAAAGACTGGCAGATGCTTCCGCCCGAAATTTTTGTGGACGAAATGCCCGAGGCTGAATTCTGGGAGCCTGTTATCACCGAGCAGGACTGGTATGGCGATGAAGAAAAAGCCCGAACCGAAAAATTTCAGCAACTCAAAATTCTCCTGGAAACCGAACTAACCGGGCGGCAGGTATTTCGGGTGGGCGAAGGCGAACTAGATGTATTCCTGCTTGGCAGGCAGGCCGATGGCGAACGGGCAGGATTGAAAACTAAAATTGTGCAGACGTAG
- the rplT gene encoding 50S ribosomal protein L20, which produces MPRSVNHVASRARRKKVMKLAKGYFGRRKNVWTVAKNAVEKGLGYAYRDRRAKKRDFRGLWIQRINAGARINGMSYSALMGALNKSGIELNRKVLADLAMNHPEAFAAVVEQVK; this is translated from the coding sequence ATGCCACGTTCCGTCAATCACGTTGCCTCACGGGCGCGCCGGAAAAAAGTAATGAAGCTGGCCAAAGGCTATTTTGGTCGGCGTAAGAATGTTTGGACAGTTGCTAAAAACGCTGTCGAAAAAGGGTTAGGGTATGCATACCGCGACCGTCGTGCCAAAAAACGGGATTTCCGTGGTCTCTGGATTCAGCGGATCAATGCCGGTGCCCGGATCAACGGTATGTCTTATTCAGCATTGATGGGTGCTCTGAACAAATCGGGGATCGAACTCAACCGTAAAGTACTGGCCGATCTGGCCATGAACCACCCGGAAGCATTTGCAGCCGTTGTGGAACAAGTGAAGTAA
- the rpmI gene encoding 50S ribosomal protein L35, translating into MPKVKTNSAAKKRFKLTGTGKIKRKHAFHSHILTKKTTKQKRNLVHDTLVFPADERRIKALLNV; encoded by the coding sequence ATGCCAAAAGTAAAAACTAACTCGGCTGCCAAAAAGCGTTTCAAGCTGACCGGTACCGGAAAAATCAAACGGAAGCATGCCTTCCACAGTCATATTCTGACCAAGAAAACAACCAAGCAGAAGCGTAATCTGGTACACGACACGCTGGTATTCCCAGCCGATGAGCGCCGGATTAAAGCGTTGCTGAACGTTTAA
- the infC gene encoding translation initiation factor IF-3, with translation MALPQRRPPRRVVEEPYKVNERILAREVRVVGENVEQGIYDINKALAMARAQGLDLVEVSPNAVPPVCRIVDYSKFKYEQKKKQKEIKANATKVVIKEIRFGPNTDDHDFEFKLKHAINFLKEGAKVRAYVQFVGRAIVFKDRGTQLLDRFAKGLEEYGKVESEPKLEGKRMTIFLAPKVVVKK, from the coding sequence ATGGCATTACCCCAGCGCAGACCACCCCGTCGTGTGGTTGAAGAACCGTACAAAGTTAATGAGCGCATTTTGGCCCGCGAAGTTCGGGTGGTCGGTGAAAATGTAGAACAGGGAATCTACGATATAAATAAGGCTTTAGCCATGGCTCGGGCTCAGGGGCTCGATCTGGTGGAAGTTTCGCCTAATGCTGTCCCGCCTGTATGCCGCATTGTGGACTACTCGAAGTTCAAATACGAGCAAAAGAAAAAACAGAAAGAAATAAAGGCAAATGCCACCAAAGTCGTTATTAAGGAAATTCGGTTTGGTCCGAATACCGACGATCATGATTTTGAATTTAAGCTCAAACATGCGATCAACTTTCTGAAAGAAGGCGCTAAAGTTCGGGCTTATGTACAATTCGTGGGGCGGGCTATTGTTTTCAAAGACCGGGGTACGCAATTGCTCGATCGGTTTGCCAAAGGGCTTGAAGAATACGGAAAGGTTGAATCGGAGCCCAAACTCGAAGGCAAACGGATGACAATATTCCTGGCCCCTAAAGTTGTCGTAAAAAAATAG
- the thrS gene encoding threonine--tRNA ligase, giving the protein MIAQDEQIRVTLPDGSVRQYPKGSTGLDIATQISEGLARNVLAAKVNGVVQDATRPIDQDATVQLLTWNDPEGKATFWHSSAHLLAEALEALYPGVKFGIGPAVETGFYYDVDLNGQPFSQEDFKKVEDKMLELARQKQQYIRKPMSKADAVAYFEEKGDPYKLDLLEGLDDGTITFYTQGDFTDLCRGPHIPNTGFIKAAKIMNVAGAYWRGNEKNKQLTRIYAVTYPKQKELDDYLYVLEEAKKRDHRKLGKELELFAFSEKVGQGLPLWLPKGTMLRERLESFLRKAQIRAGYSPVVTPHIGSKQLYVTSGHWEKYGEDSFQPIKTPDPNEEFLLKPMNCPHHCEIYKSRPRSYRDLPLRLAEFGTVYRYEQSGELHGLTRVRGFTQDDAHIFCRPDQVKDEFMKVIDLVLYVFRSLGFDDYSAQISLRDPENKTKYIGSDELWEKAEAAIIESAAEKGLPTVTELGEAAFYGPKLDFMVRDALGRKWQLGTIQVDYNLPNRFELEYIGSDNQKHRPVMIHRAPFGSLERFIAILIENTAGNFPLWLSPDQIAILPISEKYEDYANDLFFTLQEQDIRGFVDLRDEKIGRKIRDAEVNKVPFMLIVGEKEAADGKVSVRRKGQGDLGSMTIDEFVNIFKAEVKV; this is encoded by the coding sequence ATGATTGCGCAGGACGAACAAATCCGCGTGACGCTGCCCGATGGGAGCGTTCGGCAGTATCCAAAAGGAAGTACCGGTCTGGATATTGCTACCCAAATTAGTGAGGGATTGGCCCGCAACGTGCTGGCTGCCAAAGTCAATGGCGTTGTGCAGGATGCCACGCGCCCTATCGACCAGGATGCTACGGTTCAACTCCTCACCTGGAACGATCCCGAAGGCAAAGCAACCTTCTGGCACTCGTCGGCCCACTTGCTGGCTGAAGCGCTGGAAGCTTTGTATCCAGGCGTTAAATTTGGTATTGGCCCCGCCGTCGAAACGGGATTCTACTATGATGTCGATCTGAATGGACAGCCGTTTTCGCAGGAAGACTTTAAAAAGGTTGAGGATAAAATGCTTGAACTGGCTCGGCAGAAACAGCAATATATCCGCAAGCCGATGAGCAAAGCCGATGCGGTCGCCTATTTTGAGGAGAAAGGGGATCCCTATAAGCTCGATCTGCTGGAAGGACTCGATGATGGAACCATTACGTTCTATACGCAGGGTGATTTTACGGACTTATGCCGGGGACCACATATTCCGAATACGGGTTTTATTAAAGCTGCCAAAATTATGAATGTGGCCGGGGCCTATTGGCGCGGTAACGAAAAAAATAAGCAGCTTACCCGGATATACGCCGTTACGTATCCGAAGCAAAAAGAACTGGACGATTACCTGTATGTGCTTGAGGAAGCCAAAAAACGCGACCACCGCAAATTGGGTAAAGAACTGGAACTCTTTGCATTTTCGGAGAAAGTAGGGCAGGGGCTGCCGCTATGGTTGCCCAAAGGTACCATGCTGCGCGAACGACTGGAAAGTTTCCTGCGGAAAGCCCAGATTCGGGCGGGCTATTCGCCAGTTGTAACGCCACACATTGGGAGCAAGCAACTTTACGTTACCTCGGGCCACTGGGAGAAATATGGTGAAGACTCATTTCAGCCCATTAAAACGCCAGACCCCAATGAGGAGTTTTTGCTCAAACCAATGAACTGTCCGCATCACTGCGAAATTTATAAAAGCCGGCCGCGTTCCTACCGCGATCTGCCACTACGGTTAGCCGAGTTCGGGACGGTTTACCGCTATGAGCAGTCGGGCGAGTTGCATGGGCTGACCCGCGTGCGGGGATTCACTCAGGATGATGCGCACATTTTCTGCCGCCCCGATCAGGTGAAGGACGAGTTCATGAAAGTGATCGATCTGGTATTGTATGTCTTCCGATCGCTTGGTTTTGACGATTATAGTGCCCAGATTTCGCTCCGTGACCCGGAAAATAAAACCAAGTACATTGGTTCGGATGAGTTGTGGGAAAAAGCCGAGGCCGCTATTATTGAGTCGGCTGCCGAAAAAGGGTTGCCAACCGTAACGGAGTTAGGTGAAGCGGCTTTTTATGGCCCTAAACTCGACTTCATGGTTCGCGATGCACTGGGCCGGAAGTGGCAGTTAGGAACCATTCAGGTCGACTATAATTTGCCGAACCGGTTCGAACTCGAATATATTGGCTCCGACAACCAGAAACACCGCCCTGTGATGATTCACCGGGCACCTTTTGGCTCGTTAGAGCGATTTATTGCCATTCTGATCGAGAACACCGCCGGGAATTTCCCGCTGTGGCTTTCGCCCGATCAGATTGCCATTCTGCCGATTTCTGAAAAATATGAAGACTACGCCAACGACCTGTTTTTTACCTTGCAGGAGCAGGATATACGGGGATTTGTCGACCTCCGCGACGAGAAAATCGGTCGTAAGATTCGTGATGCCGAAGTCAACAAAGTACCCTTTATGCTTATTGTTGGCGAAAAAGAAGCCGCCGACGGTAAAGTATCGGTTCGCCGGAAAGGCCAGGGCGACCTCGGTAGCATGACGATCGACGAGTTTGTCAACATCTTCAAGGCCGAAGTGAAGGTGTAG